The Sphingosinicellaceae bacterium genome includes the window AACGATACGGCAGGCTTCCGCTGATCCCGCTGTCCGGGAAGGCCATCGGTGGCGAGTGGGTGAGCATCATCCAGCATCCCGGAAGCGAACCGAAGCAGATCGCGATCCGCGCCAGCAAGGTCATCACGCTCGATCCGGAGGCGGCGACCGGCATCGACCTGACCAGGTTCATCCACTACTCGACCGACACCGAGCCCGGCTCCTCCGGAGCGCCCGTGCTCAACGACCAGTGGCAGGTCATCGCCCTTCATCACAAGGCCGTCCCGGCGCCGAGAAAGGGGGGTAGGGCACCCGCGAAGACGGTTTGGATCGCCAACGAGGGGGTGCGGATCAGCGCGATCTTCCGCCTGCTGGAGCAGCAGCGCTTCGAGTGCCCGCAGGCCGGTCTCGTACTGGACCGCCTCGACCAGTCGCTCGGATACGCGCCCCTGTCACCGGGCGCCACCGCTGGCGAGATCCTGCTCGAGGCCGACCGAACACCGCTGCCTACGGCCCGATGGACTGGGGTCATCGGTTACGAGGCCGACTTCCTCAGCGAACGGATCGACCTAGCGAAGATATACGCGCCCGCACTGGCGCGTGGAGAGGTCGCACCCCTGCGCGACGGAAGCGGCCATGAACTGACGTACCGTCACTTCACTTCGGTCATCCACGCCGGGAGGCACTTCCCCCTCATCACCGCAGTCAACATCGACGGCGAGAAGCTCGTCCATCCGGGCAAGCGCAAGGACACCTGGCGGCGGGATGCGCGCATCGACGACGTCCACCAGCCTAACGGCGACTTCTACGAGAAGGCGAAGGGCAAGGACGCGGTGCAGTTCAGCCGAGGACACCAGGTCCGGCTGTTCGATCCGTGCTGGAGCACCTCCACCAAGCCGGAAGCCGCCTTCGAGGAGGCCAAGCTCGGCGCCGAGGACACGTTCCACTACACCAATGCCGCGCCCCAGGTTCAGGGATACAACGACATCGACTGGGGAAACCTCGAGGACTATCTACTCGACAAGGCACAATCGAGCCGCAAGCTGCTGACGGTATTCACCGGCCCGATCTACCGCGACGACGACCCGCTCTACGGCAAGGATCGTCCGGGCGGGCCCTGGCGCATTCCCCTCTCGTTCTGGAAGATCGCCGTCCTCCAGAAGTCGAAGACCAAGGTGGCGGCGGCCGCGTTCATCGTCGGGCAGACCCAATACGTACAGGCGCTGTACGAGGCGAAGGTGTTCTCCGGCCTGAAGCCCTACTCCATCGACGAGATGCGCAAGCGACGCATCCAGACCACGATCGCCGCGATCGAACAGGAGACCGGGCTCGACTTCGCCGCCGTCAAGCCGTTCGACGCCCAGGGGACCCTCGAGGCTACGCGGCAGACGCATTGGATCTCCGACATCGGGGACGTGGTGATCTGACGAGCTCCTTGCTTCGGCCTCGCCGGTGAGATCGCGTATCAGCATCTCGCTTTGCGATCAGTGCGACGCACTTGGCATCCCCCTCCACCCCATCCGGCTCCCGCGGACCGGGCAGAGCTGGCACGTAGCGGCTCGTGACCATGGTCGGCCGGAGCCCGCCGCGGCGGCGCTGCTGCGAGCCGAGGGATGGGCCTGCGCCTCGTGCGAAGGCGGCCCCATGCTGCTCCTCATGAAGGCGGCCTGCCTACGCCGGTTGACGGAGCTGAACACGCTAGGCCCCCGGGACAGTCTGACCCGCTTCCTCGAGGCGCAGTTCGTCATCAACGGCGCGAAAATGGACAGCATCGTCGACGCGATCGGCAACGCCGGCACGGCGGAGGTCCGGTCCAACTTCGAGGCGATCTACGCCGCCGGCGTGGCCGCATACTACCCCGGGGTCGGGCTGGACCTGATAGAGGGTCTGCATGCCGCCCTCGGCGGGGCCCGGCTCGCCGGCATCGCGGCGCGCTTCGCCGTCGACGCCTACCGCTACCGTGCGGGTTGGCCCGACATCACCGCGGTTCGCGACGGCCAGATGCTGTTCCGGGAGGTGAAGACGACCGACAGGCTCCTCGCATCGCAGATCGCGACGATCAGCGACGTCCTGTTGCCCGAGGGCCTGACCGTCGACGTCGTGCAGCTCAGTCCGATCGTTGCGTGATACGCCAAGCCGGCGCCTGCCGGCTCTCGCGGCTTGCGTCGCAACGCCGGCGGGAGCGAAATCCTTGCCCATCGCGTAGCGTGTCGGCCGGACCGACCGCGGCTGCGGAGATCCACGCAACCTTCTTGAACACGGTCGGCGATGGTCGAAGGCGCGGCCGTGCAACGCCGCTCTGTGTCTCGAGATCAAGGCGGAGGTTCGGACGGAGAGGAAATCCGACGGACTTCGCAGACAATCCAGATGATGAGAATGGACACATGAATGACAACCAAGCTCGCACCGGGGACCAACCGAAGCTGAACTCCCCGGCGGAACGAGGAGGCGGCCTTGCTCATGAGCAAACAATGGTACTTGTAGGTACCATGCAATGCTGTTATGTTCTTCTTGCCGGATGCACCGGCGAAGGACCAGACATCATGCCTCAGTCAGTTCAACGCACTCCCGACCACCTGTCTCGCGGGATCGATCCATCCCTCACCGCATCGTCTCTGGAGCGGCTCATGCTTGCGGAACAAGCCCACCGCACCGCCAACGATCTGAGCGTGGTCATGGCCGCTCTCCATCTCGCGAAGACCCGTCCCCGCGAGGGTGCCGACCGCCTAGAGACTGCGATGAACCAGGTCATGGCGCTGGCGGCGGCGCAGCGTCTCCTCATCCCGCCGATGGCCTCCTGCCGGCGTGACGTCGGCGACCTCGTCGAGCGCGTCTGTCGTCAGATCTCCCTCGCCCGACTGGCGCCCAACGGCATCGACCTGCACGTCGCGGCCGACGCGTGCATCATGGACGCCACCACCGCGTGGGCCGTCGCCGCCATCATCGCGGAACTTCTCAACAACGCCGCTCGCCACGCCTTCAAGGACCGGACCGGGACCGTGCGGGTGGAGCTCCGGTACCGGAACGACTTCTTGATCGCCCGCGTCGTCGACGACGGGGTCGGCTCGGGCAGGCGCCCCGACATGCGCCAAGTCAGGGCAGGTTCCGGCGCAGGTGTCGGATCGAGCATCGTCCACGCTCTGGCACGAAGCGTCGACGCAACCTTCGAACGTTCCGCTTCGCCCGACGGCACCACCGCCGAGTTCTGGCTGCACGTCGAGAGGTCATCACTATGCGCGTGACAAGACGGGGAAGGCGCACACCGCACGCCGTCGAGCCGATCAGGCGCCGACGTCTTCTGGGCGAGAGTCGGCTTCGGCCGACCCGGGCTCCGCGCCCGTGCCGTCGAGCGTGATACCTTCGAAAAAGGTGGCGGGCGTCACGTTGAGAGCGCGCGCCAGCCTGCCGATGGTCAGCAGCGAGGCATTCTGCATGCCGTTTTCGACCCGGCCAACGTACAGGCGGTTGATGCCCGATGCCGCTCCGAGTTCGGCCTGGATCATACCCGCCCGATCCCGCGCCTCACGGACCTTCGCCCCGACGGCCTTGTAGAAGGCGTTCTCCATACGCCTCCTTAGCGCATAGCTAGCTTCGGCCATACATCCGCGACCGCGTTCGAGATCGAGGCGCACGGTGCTGGTCGTCTCGGCACGGGTGACGCCGTGTCGATCTTCGAATCCTCGGCAGACCTTCGCTCGGCGACATGCTCGTTTGCAACGTATCAGATGCGGAGCGCCGCATAGGAAGCCGATAGCGGCGCCGATGACGTTGATGTCTAGCTCCGACGACAGTCGAGGGCACGCGGATCTCGACACGGCCTGCAGAATGAATAACCGATGCGGGACGGCTCCTTCGACCCAAAGCGCAGGCAACGGCCGCCGGAGGGCGCCGATGCCGGCAGCTTCCCTTCTCCACCTGATCTGCTTCTCGCGGACTGTCGCAACTGATGACCGCCGCCGCTTGCGGCGATCGCTAGCCGGTGTTGCTGTGTTTCAATGCAAGCCGAACCTTGCATGAGCCCCCAGCCTCCGAAGATCGACCGATGACGCGGAAACCGCAGCCCGACAGCATGCGCAGGGATGCTTCGTTGACGGACTCCGCCCACGCGTAGGTCGGGAACCTAGGTGTCGCGCCAATGAGCGCGGCGAGGGCTTCAGCGCCGTAGCCCCGGCGGCGATAGCGCGCCGCGATGCCGAAAGTCAGTTCCCTGCCAGGCGCGTCTTCCGACCGCGATGTTCCGATCCATCCGATCAGGTCGCCGCCTGCACGAAGCGTGATCGCCCTCGCGCCGAAGCCGGTTTCGCGAACTCTTCGGCCGTCACGCGCTATCCAGGCCGCGACCTCGGCTCGCGATGAGGTAAGTCCGCCTCCGACGAACTCGACGACCTCCGGGTCCTCCATGATCCGCGTCATGGCGTCCACGTCGCGCTTCGCCAGGCGCCGGAGGATCAGGCGCCCGGTCTCGATGTCCAAGTTGCAGGGCAACGCTCGCTTCAACGGAGCCTCGCGCATCGATTGGTGGGTATAAAGACGCCGCTTTCGTAGCGGTCGCGGCACGGGGAGCAATGGCTTCCGGTCTGCTGCATGGAGATACACCGATGCTGGGGGCCGTAGGGGCCGACGAAGCACACGGACGTCGGATGCTCGATGATCTCGAACCAACACGCTACAAAGACAACCGAGCACCGCACGAAGACTATATAGGCCGTATGAGGTATAATATAAATAACGGTCGACGAGGGGCTGGCAGCCAGTGTGTAATTACACCAGCACAGATGTTGTAAGCGAGAAAGCGACGGACAGTCGCCTTTTGCCGGGCTCGACAAATTCGGCAATGTCGACGAGTGCGCACTTCGATATTATTCCTGGACTATCAGCTTGGGTGCAGCGTGCGCTGGTGTAGATATCCTTGCACTGCTCGATCCTGCGCGTCGCGATCCAACTCTTCCGTCGCCGTCCGAATCCAGCGATCGGCCTAACCGGCAGTAGGCACGGCTGCCACTCGATAGCGATTGATTGCGGCGTCCGCGTGAACTATATCATGTCGATGCCGAACATCTACCGCCCGGCCCCTAGGATGAACGGTCGGCGTCGCCATACGCTGCACCGCGTGACTGGCGACGCAGGGCCACGATACGTCGTGCTCGATCCACATGGCGGCATTGCGCCCCTCGCGGCTGCGCTCATCACCAAGATGCGGGAGGGGCGACTGGCTGTCGCGACCGTGCCGGTGTACGCCCGGGGAGCCCTAGTCTTCCTCGACGACGTCTCGCACAACGCGATGTCGACGGCGCCAGGGGCCTACACGCCTTGGTCACCGCCTTGCGACGTGATCGAACTCTTCAAGGACTGCATCCGCCGGCTCGGTGGGAAGCTCGAGGAGTCGACCGTCGAGCCAGGCGTCTACCACGTCACCGTCGAGGAAGAGGACGACCACGACGGCGTGGTCGCGGCCATCTGCGGCGTGTTCCACTACTACGACGCGGCGGTGAAGGCGGGCGTGTACGAGTGGGCCAATCCGTTCGAGATCCCGCTCGAGCACCGTGTCCATCGTAGCATTCCCGGAGTGGCCGGTCGCTTCACGGTATTGCCCCGCTTCCGCTTCAGGATGCCTCGCGCGGAGGGGTCCCCGCTCAGGACTGATCCCAGCGACCGCGTACACGACGTCGTCCCGGCGCTGATCGCCGCTGGAGCCCCCATCGCGGTCGTCATGATGATCAAGTTGATGATCGAAGGCCTCGCCCGGATCGCCGAGCAGATCAGGCTTAACCTATGGGACTGGTGGAACGCATCGCAGTTCGGGTCGCTCATCGAGACCACGAACAAAGGTGGGCGGGGTAGGCGCACCAAGCAGCAGGCGATCACTTCGGCGCTCGTCGCGGAACTCCTGCACTACGCTAACAACGAAAGGGTGCTGCTCGACCGGAACGGCTGGTCGTTAGACCGGTGGCGGCAATTCCTGACGGATCCGACCAGGAGCATGAAGGAGCGACGGATGGCGGCCAAGAAGGCGCCGCTGTTCCCAGCCAGGCACAAGGGCTTCTACTCGAGGTCGGGCGTCATCGACAACTGGTACAGGTCAGCGATGCGTGTGGCCGGCCTGCCGAGCCGCACCCATTATCTCCGCCACAGCGGAGTCAACGACTTCCTCGCCTACATCGAAGCCCGGGACGACCTGACCCCAGAAGAGAAGAGGGCAGCCAAGCTCGAGTTCGCGAAGTCGTTGGGGTGGGCTTGGCCGGAGGCGATGCTCGAGAGGTACAGCCTGCCAGCGCGCAAGGCCGCGCAGCTCGTCACAGCTACGGAATGGCTCGCGCACCGGCACAGACAGCAGGAGCTGATCATGGCTGGCTTGGGGCGCCCGCCTCGCGCCGCGAGCCTGAAGTCAACCTCTTGTGATGGCCAGCTCTCCCGGCTCGTCAAGTACGCCATCGATAGGATAGCCGCATGATTCACAAGCAACCGCTGGACCGATACGTGAATACACTCGTCTCTCTTCACGGAATGGGGCACGGACGCATTCGCAGACTGCTGTGCTGCGGCCTGCTCCCCGCCATCGGGGAGCCCTCGACGTCCGCTCACAAGGCGCCCTCCGAAACTTCGACCGGGGCATTGCAGCGTATGCTCGATGACGGTCCGGCGTTCACGAGCCGCGAGCAGTTCCGGGACTTCCGCGGGAAGCTCGCGGCGGGCGAAAGCCTGAGCGGCGTGATCCTCTCCAAGCGCCGCATAAGGGAAGCGGCGGCGGTTCTGCTCGAAGAGGGCGAGCCCCTGGTCGTCGAAACCGTATTCCAGCTAGCAGGTGGAAATCGCCCCCAGATCGGCGCAGCGCTTCGGTTGCTGGCCCTAGAGTGGCCGGGCGGCCTGGAGCGAGCCGTGATGAACGCCGCCGATCTCGAGCCGCAGCATCTCGCAGCCATGGCGCGGTCCGGTCTCGTGCCAGAGTTGTCATGGGACGGGAAGAAGCGCGGGCTCATCGACGCGGCGGTGCTCGCTTCCGATCTGCGAAAGCGCTTCTACAGGTGGAAGCCTGAGCGCTTCGAGTTCCAGCAGGTGATCGACCTTGGTGTCATGCGGAATGGGCTGCGGCTGGGATGGGCGGATGACAATCCCGCCGGCGTGCTCGACCCACTCATCGACATGATGATCCGCCACCAGCACAATCCGACCGTGCACAAGGTGCAAACACTTGCAAGCGGTGGAGCCGCGCAGATCGAAGCGCATCTGCGCGCCCGCGCCCGCTCGACAGGCGACGTCTCTCTTCCGCACCGGTTATCGCGGGGAAAATGGAGAGAAGAGGATCTACGCCAAGCCTTGCCCCCGCAGATGTCGGACCTGTTCAACACCGCTCTCGACCCGGTCCGCGGCTCTCCGCACGATAAACTCTCCCTACCGAAAACGGGCCGCATAATTGAAAATCCCCACGCGCAATTGCAGATCATCGGCGCCGTCGTCGCCCTGCACCGCCCAAGGGCAAGCGCGCTCCTGCGCAGTTCGGACAAGGCCGAGCAGGCCGCGAGCAATTTGGCCAGGGGCCTCGCCGGGATCGACGTCACGAACCCGGCCCTGCTCGCAATTGGCTTCGACGCCATCCGCCTCCTGCTCCGCGGTCCGATGGACCCCCGCGAAGTCCGTCAGACATTGCGGCACATCGACCACTGGCGGTTCATAATCGAGGTGTACGACGACTACCTTGCCACGCCGGGTCTTCCGACCGCGACGCGTGCCTTCCTCATTCGATTCCGACCCGTCTGGCCTTCCGGCGGTCAGGCGCTCTTCAGGCAAGTCAAGGACGAGCTCAACGCGTTCGCTCGGAGCAGCAAGGCGGCCCTCGACGAGAAGCTGCAACCCTTTCTGAAGGACGTTCCTGGATTCGTCCAAGGCGTTCTAGGCGTACAGGTGCAGCTCGAAGGGCTTCGCGGGCACGTGCGCACCCAAGTGGCGAAGGAGGAGAAGAAAGGAACGGAGGCGGTCTGGCCGCTCCACGAGACCTTCATCAGCTCGACACCAGTCGGCGGGGGAGGGATGGCCACCGACGAGTACGACTACAGGGTTCACCGCTGGATCGACGTCATGGGCCGGATCGATGCCATCACCGACACCTTCGCGAGGCCGAGCGTCTTGTATGCCCTCGACCCATTCGGCGGCCATCCAGGCGCCGAACAGCTGTTCGAGAACCGGTTCGTCGTGGAACTGCTCGGGTGCCGTCGCGATGGTGTCGATGTCGACTACCAGATCGACGTCCTCAGACTACACCGGGACTACGGCTTCTGGGAGTCGCGTGATCTTCCCGACGGCGAGGCCTACGCGCTCCGTTCGGCACGCCTGGCTGAGTTCGGTCTCACTCCGGAGATCGCAGCGCAGACCGG containing:
- a CDS encoding DNA/RNA non-specific endonuclease gives rise to the protein MSDDQTGNPSFVATQSAELSAEVEKAAIADAGYVPAAARARRRARAEADDRIEIRKDFLENARSDPNGFERVIGASDLMSINYLDRGRRVAAAVCRIKVPSPGGAWYGTGFLVGPRLLMTNHHVISNADDASQAEAEFGYEHDVDGVLQAPISFNLRPHEIFFTNAELDVTFVAVTPLSDQDVPLERYGRLPLIPLSGKAIGGEWVSIIQHPGSEPKQIAIRASKVITLDPEAATGIDLTRFIHYSTDTEPGSSGAPVLNDQWQVIALHHKAVPAPRKGGRAPAKTVWIANEGVRISAIFRLLEQQRFECPQAGLVLDRLDQSLGYAPLSPGATAGEILLEADRTPLPTARWTGVIGYEADFLSERIDLAKIYAPALARGEVAPLRDGSGHELTYRHFTSVIHAGRHFPLITAVNIDGEKLVHPGKRKDTWRRDARIDDVHQPNGDFYEKAKGKDAVQFSRGHQVRLFDPCWSTSTKPEAAFEEAKLGAEDTFHYTNAAPQVQGYNDIDWGNLEDYLLDKAQSSRKLLTVFTGPIYRDDDPLYGKDRPGGPWRIPLSFWKIAVLQKSKTKVAAAAFIVGQTQYVQALYEAKVFSGLKPYSIDEMRKRRIQTTIAAIEQETGLDFAAVKPFDAQGTLEATRQTHWISDIGDVVI
- a CDS encoding VRR-NUC domain-containing protein, whose translation is MLLLMKAACLRRLTELNTLGPRDSLTRFLEAQFVINGAKMDSIVDAIGNAGTAEVRSNFEAIYAAGVAAYYPGVGLDLIEGLHAALGGARLAGIAARFAVDAYRYRAGWPDITAVRDGQMLFREVKTTDRLLASQIATISDVLLPEGLTVDVVQLSPIVA
- a CDS encoding sensor histidine kinase: MLAEQAHRTANDLSVVMAALHLAKTRPREGADRLETAMNQVMALAAAQRLLIPPMASCRRDVGDLVERVCRQISLARLAPNGIDLHVAADACIMDATTAWAVAAIIAELLNNAARHAFKDRTGTVRVELRYRNDFLIARVVDDGVGSGRRPDMRQVRAGSGAGVGSSIVHALARSVDATFERSASPDGTTAEFWLHVERSSLCA
- a CDS encoding helix-turn-helix domain-containing protein, whose translation is MENAFYKAVGAKVREARDRAGMIQAELGAASGINRLYVGRVENGMQNASLLTIGRLARALNVTPATFFEGITLDGTGAEPGSAEADSRPEDVGA
- a CDS encoding GNAT family N-acetyltransferase, with protein sequence MDIETGRLILRRLAKRDVDAMTRIMEDPEVVEFVGGGLTSSRAEVAAWIARDGRRVRETGFGARAITLRAGGDLIGWIGTSRSEDAPGRELTFGIAARYRRRGYGAEALAALIGATPRFPTYAWAESVNEASLRMLSGCGFRVIGRSSEAGGSCKVRLALKHSNTG